Proteins from a single region of Syntrophales bacterium:
- a CDS encoding FGGY-family carbohydrate kinase — translation MPEGPFILAIDNGTQSVRALLFDLRGNLVAKSRVLLEPYYSEKPGWAEQDPRYYWESLCRACRELWSRKDVPKEAVRAVALTTQRCTVINVDREGRPLRPAIVWLDQRRTEGLKPIGGLWGAAFRVAGMSETAAYLQAEAEANWIKTHQPDVWKKTHKFLFLSGYLTHCLTGRFVDSVGCQVGYVPFDYKRLRWAASWDWKWRILPVEPSMLVDLVPATGTLGEITPEAAEATGIPAGLPLIAAAADKACEVIGAGCLEPDVACLSYGTTATINTTHRKYLEAIPLIPPYPSAVPGAYSQEIMVYRGYWMVSWFKREFADREQALALERGVEPEALFDDLLRQSPPGSQGLVLQPYWSPGVKVPGPEARGAIIGFGDVHNRAHVYRAILEGVAYALREGKERTEKRNGIPITALRVAGGGSQSDGAMQLTADIFGIPSARPHIYETSGLGAAMDAAVGTGLHPDFATACREMTRVGRVFEPDPATHRLYDDLYRRVYCQMYGKLKPLYEEIRKISRS, via the coding sequence ATGCCGGAAGGCCCCTTCATTCTTGCCATCGACAACGGGACGCAGAGCGTTCGGGCCCTGCTGTTCGATCTGAGAGGGAACCTCGTCGCCAAGTCGAGGGTTCTCCTGGAGCCCTACTACTCCGAGAAGCCGGGCTGGGCGGAGCAGGATCCCCGCTACTACTGGGAGAGTCTGTGCCGGGCCTGCCGGGAGCTGTGGAGCCGGAAGGACGTTCCGAAGGAGGCCGTCCGGGCTGTCGCCCTGACGACGCAGCGGTGCACGGTGATCAACGTCGACAGGGAGGGACGCCCGCTCCGGCCCGCCATTGTCTGGCTGGACCAGCGCCGCACGGAGGGACTCAAACCCATCGGCGGGTTGTGGGGAGCCGCCTTCCGCGTCGCCGGCATGAGCGAGACCGCCGCCTATCTGCAGGCGGAGGCCGAGGCTAACTGGATCAAGACCCATCAGCCGGACGTCTGGAAGAAGACCCACAAGTTCCTCTTCCTCTCGGGATACCTGACCCACTGCCTGACGGGGCGATTCGTGGATTCCGTGGGCTGCCAGGTGGGGTACGTGCCCTTCGACTACAAGCGTCTCCGGTGGGCGGCCTCGTGGGACTGGAAGTGGCGTATCCTGCCGGTGGAGCCGTCCATGCTGGTGGACCTGGTTCCCGCCACTGGCACCCTGGGGGAAATCACCCCGGAGGCTGCGGAGGCGACGGGAATCCCGGCAGGCCTTCCCCTCATCGCCGCGGCGGCCGACAAGGCCTGTGAGGTGATCGGCGCCGGATGCCTGGAGCCCGACGTCGCCTGCCTGAGCTACGGGACGACCGCCACCATCAACACGACCCACCGGAAATACCTGGAGGCCATTCCCCTGATTCCTCCCTATCCATCGGCTGTACCGGGGGCCTACAGCCAGGAGATCATGGTGTACCGGGGCTACTGGATGGTGAGCTGGTTCAAGCGCGAATTCGCCGATCGCGAACAGGCCCTGGCCCTGGAGCGGGGCGTGGAGCCCGAGGCCCTCTTCGACGACCTGCTCCGTCAGTCTCCTCCCGGGTCTCAGGGGCTGGTGCTCCAGCCTTACTGGTCGCCGGGCGTCAAGGTGCCCGGACCGGAGGCGCGAGGAGCCATCATCGGTTTCGGCGACGTTCACAATCGGGCCCACGTCTACCGGGCCATCCTGGAGGGCGTCGCCTATGCCCTCCGGGAAGGGAAGGAGCGAACGGAAAAGCGGAACGGCATTCCCATCACCGCCCTCAGGGTGGCGGGAGGCGGATCCCAGAGTGACGGGGCCATGCAGCTGACGGCGGACATCTTCGGCATTCCTTCGGCCAGGCCCCACATCTACGAGACGTCGGGACTCGGCGCCGCCATGGATGCCGCCGTGGGCACGGGACTTCATCCGGACTTCGCGACGGCGTGCCGGGAAATGACCCGGGTGGGCCGGGTCTTCGAGCCCGATCCTGCCACGCACCGTCTGTACGACGATCTGTATCGCCGGGTGTACTGCCAGATGTACGGGAAGCTGAAGCCCCTTTACGAGGAAATCCGAAAGATATCCCGGTCCTGA
- a CDS encoding HIT domain-containing protein: MDVQFAPWRMVYIKGEKPKGCVFCREEARDDELLLWEGATCLVMLNRYPYNNGHLLVMPSRHVANLDDLTGEERTELFDLLDRSVQVLREALHPEGINVGINLGRAAGAGVEDHLHIHVVPRWSGDTNSMTVVGGIRVIPDSLTGTRDELKPRFQKAASGGT; the protein is encoded by the coding sequence ATGGACGTTCAGTTTGCCCCCTGGAGAATGGTCTACATCAAGGGAGAAAAACCGAAAGGATGCGTCTTCTGCAGGGAGGAAGCCCGTGATGACGAGCTCCTGCTCTGGGAGGGGGCGACCTGCCTCGTGATGCTGAACCGCTACCCTTACAACAACGGCCATCTGCTGGTGATGCCGTCCCGCCATGTGGCGAATCTCGACGATCTGACGGGAGAGGAAAGAACGGAGCTGTTCGATCTGCTGGACCGTTCCGTGCAGGTCCTTCGGGAGGCTCTCCATCCGGAGGGGATCAATGTCGGCATCAACCTCGGCCGGGCAGCCGGCGCCGGCGTGGAGGACCATCTACACATCCACGTGGTTCCCCGCTGGTCCGGGGACACGAATTCCATGACCGTGGTGGGAGGAATCCGGGTGATTCCGGACAGCCTCACCGGAACCCGTGACGAACTGAAGCCCCGTTTTCAAAAAGCCGCTTCCGGAGGCACGTGA
- a CDS encoding LapA family protein, translating to MKVVYIVLVMLIMLFVITFALQNQTDVVIQYYELFPRVAVAAYMLIFLSFLVGVIFTGFLGVIERFQLNRTITRLNKQIRELRREIRAGEAPPVIEEGTTEQQP from the coding sequence ATGAAGGTAGTCTATATCGTCCTTGTCATGCTGATCATGCTGTTTGTGATCACCTTTGCCCTGCAGAACCAGACGGACGTCGTCATCCAGTACTACGAGCTGTTTCCGAGGGTCGCGGTGGCCGCCTACATGCTTATTTTCCTGTCCTTCCTGGTTGGCGTGATCTTCACGGGGTTCCTGGGAGTCATCGAGCGCTTCCAGCTCAACCGCACCATCACAAGGCTGAACAAGCAGATCCGGGAGCTCCGGCGTGAGATCAGGGCCGGCGAGGCCCCGCCGGTCATCGAGGAGGGGACGACTGAACAGCAGCCGTAG
- a CDS encoding diguanylate cyclase encodes MSDRHDIPGPPGAPEVESTVESTFRQPVRGNDLNRRIENRHISVSTSPEFIIHCLPDGMVAFVNEALCSRFSISPGDLIGKSIYDIIPQESRSQARSQHRALTPEKPVVTTEYRISDPDGGISWHQWMLIAVFEGGQNLTGYHAVGRDITERLKTERALRENEERLSFLVENMGDILWTQSLDLRTTYVSPSIFRVLGYTPEERYRQTVEEQLTPESLKVAFERLAHELEIDGRPGVDPDRSVTLELEYYHKNGSILWIENVLRAIRNDKGEVIALQGMSRDITKRRQMEEALRDSVQHLEELSITDNLTGLYNQRHFYNALTLEMTRSQRYGRSLSLMMIDIDDFKVFNDTYGHMEGDRVIEHLGAAIRRCTRKSDVACRYGGEEFVVLLPETSTVQATIMAERMREVFQAHSFHPRNGEAVHKTISIGISQCDAEEGSRSFITRADSLMYEAKRRGKNRVCTTPANTGPSRPSKAGTGMKPPAGGDAMIPDREEAVALLKAHVTDERMLAHSFASEAVMRSLARRLGKNEDLWAMAGLLHDLDIERVEGDLTRHGIEAERILRKWGYDPEMIDAVLRHNETASKLPRETDFHHALAAGETITGLITATALVQPDRKVASVKVKSVVKRMKEKAFAASVRRENILECEQLGIPLPEFVELSLAAMCGVHEQIGL; translated from the coding sequence ATGAGCGATCGGCACGACATACCCGGGCCCCCGGGAGCCCCTGAGGTTGAGTCGACGGTGGAATCGACGTTCCGGCAGCCCGTCAGGGGAAATGACCTGAACCGGCGGATCGAGAACCGTCACATTTCCGTGTCGACGTCCCCCGAGTTCATCATCCACTGCCTGCCCGACGGCATGGTGGCGTTCGTCAACGAAGCCCTCTGCTCCCGCTTTTCCATATCCCCCGGGGACTTGATCGGCAAAAGCATCTACGACATCATCCCGCAGGAAAGCCGATCCCAGGCAAGATCGCAGCACAGAGCCCTGACACCGGAAAAACCGGTCGTCACGACGGAGTACCGGATTTCCGATCCGGACGGCGGGATTTCCTGGCACCAGTGGATGCTCATCGCCGTTTTCGAAGGCGGGCAGAATCTGACCGGCTATCATGCGGTGGGCCGGGACATCACGGAGCGGCTGAAAACGGAGAGGGCGCTCCGGGAAAACGAGGAGCGGCTCAGCTTCCTGGTGGAGAACATGGGGGACATCCTCTGGACACAGTCGCTGGACCTCCGGACAACGTACGTCAGCCCCTCGATTTTCCGCGTCCTCGGCTATACGCCGGAGGAGCGCTACCGGCAGACCGTCGAGGAGCAGCTCACCCCGGAATCGCTCAAGGTGGCCTTCGAGCGCCTGGCCCACGAACTGGAGATCGACGGCCGGCCCGGCGTCGATCCGGACCGATCCGTGACGCTCGAGCTGGAATACTATCACAAGAACGGATCCATCCTCTGGATCGAGAACGTACTGCGAGCCATCCGCAACGATAAGGGGGAGGTCATTGCTCTCCAGGGGATGTCGAGGGACATCACGAAACGTCGCCAGATGGAGGAGGCTCTGCGGGATAGCGTCCAGCACCTGGAGGAGCTGAGCATCACCGACAACCTGACGGGCCTCTACAACCAGCGGCACTTCTACAACGCGCTGACCCTTGAAATGACCCGCTCGCAGCGCTACGGCCGGTCCCTGTCCCTGATGATGATCGACATCGACGATTTCAAGGTTTTTAACGACACCTACGGCCACATGGAGGGGGACCGCGTCATCGAGCACCTTGGCGCGGCGATCCGCCGCTGCACCCGGAAATCCGACGTCGCCTGCCGTTACGGAGGCGAGGAGTTCGTGGTCCTCCTGCCGGAGACGTCAACCGTTCAGGCCACCATCATGGCCGAGCGGATGCGGGAGGTATTCCAGGCCCATTCCTTCCATCCCCGGAACGGCGAGGCGGTTCACAAGACCATCAGCATCGGCATCTCCCAGTGCGATGCGGAAGAGGGATCACGATCCTTCATCACCCGGGCCGATTCGCTGATGTACGAGGCGAAACGCCGGGGAAAAAACCGGGTCTGCACGACGCCGGCGAACACTGGCCCGTCCAGGCCATCAAAGGCCGGCACGGGAATGAAGCCCCCCGCAGGAGGTGACGCGATGATTCCGGATCGTGAAGAAGCGGTAGCCCTGCTCAAGGCCCATGTGACGGATGAAAGGATGCTCGCCCACAGCTTTGCATCCGAGGCGGTGATGCGTTCCCTGGCCCGGCGCCTGGGAAAAAACGAGGATCTGTGGGCCATGGCCGGCCTGCTTCACGACCTGGACATCGAACGGGTGGAGGGCGACCTCACCCGCCACGGCATCGAGGCGGAGCGGATCCTGCGTAAGTGGGGATACGATCCGGAGATGATCGACGCCGTTCTCCGGCACAACGAAACGGCCTCGAAGCTCCCCCGGGAAACGGATTTCCATCACGCCCTGGCGGCGGGCGAGACGATCACCGGCCTCATCACCGCAACGGCCCTGGTTCAGCCCGACCGGAAGGTGGCAAGCGTCAAGGTGAAATCGGTGGTGAAGCGGATGAAGGAGAAGGCCTTTGCCGCCTCGGTCCGGCGGGAGAACATCCTGGAGTGCGAGCAGCTCGGGATCCCGCTGCCCGAATTTGTCGAGCTGTCCCTCGCGGCGATGTGCGGCGTTCACGAGCAGATCGGGCTTTAA
- a CDS encoding arylesterase, producing MHPRTDGSVPSSSTRNSPVSATGSLHPPSRRCAGVLILLLLLALLAGCSDRERLPRLDSGKTILAFGDSLTAGNGAGPGQSYPEVLEGLLKIRVVRSGVPGEVSAEGLRRLPAALAETRPDVVILCHGGNDFLRRMDTRETARNLRAMIAIAREKGVAVVLLAVPAPGLLLKPPALYREIAGEMKVPLEDRVLTDVLSDGSLKGDPIHPNAEGYRRVAGAVVQLLRKHGAVS from the coding sequence TTGCACCCCCGCACGGACGGGTCGGTTCCTTCCTCCTCTACCCGAAACAGCCCGGTCTCCGCAACGGGAAGCCTTCATCCCCCGTCCCGCCGATGCGCCGGCGTTCTGATTCTCCTTCTTCTCCTGGCCCTTTTGGCCGGCTGCTCCGATCGGGAACGGCTGCCCCGGCTCGATTCCGGGAAAACCATCCTCGCCTTCGGCGACAGCCTGACCGCCGGCAACGGGGCGGGTCCCGGACAAAGCTACCCGGAGGTCCTTGAGGGGCTCCTGAAGATCCGGGTCGTTCGGTCCGGCGTGCCGGGCGAGGTGTCCGCGGAGGGACTCCGGAGGCTCCCTGCCGCACTCGCCGAGACAAGGCCGGACGTGGTGATTCTCTGCCACGGCGGCAACGATTTTCTGAGGAGGATGGACACACGGGAAACGGCGCGGAACCTGCGCGCCATGATCGCCATCGCCCGGGAAAAGGGAGTGGCCGTGGTTCTGTTGGCCGTACCCGCGCCGGGTCTTCTCCTGAAACCGCCCGCTCTCTACCGGGAGATCGCCGGCGAGATGAAGGTTCCCCTGGAAGATCGGGTGTTGACGGACGTCCTGTCCGACGGAAGCCTCAAGGGGGACCCTATTCATCCCAACGCGGAAGGCTACAGGAGGGTGGCCGGCGCCGTTGTGCAACTGCTGCGGAAACACGGTGCCGTTTCCTGA
- a CDS encoding metallophosphoesterase family protein yields the protein MILYAVADVHGKKENLDRIERTIRECRPDAVIVAGDVATRRDAAPVLKRLDSLGVPVMLVRGNMDPPGLDAEADRYGNIRSLHHSEVVIGDVPFIGISGTIPVPFRTRITFREDRDLAVLMPRVRRETVLVAHPPPLGVLDRAFGMLHAGSPGLRDFIRKTEPRLFVCGHIHEAAGAERIGRTLVVNAAMGRRGGGAFIRLGQQDDDIRLEWP from the coding sequence ATGATCCTGTATGCCGTGGCGGACGTTCATGGGAAAAAGGAGAACCTCGATCGAATCGAGCGGACCATTCGGGAATGCAGGCCCGACGCCGTCATCGTCGCCGGGGACGTGGCAACGCGGCGGGACGCCGCTCCCGTTCTCAAGCGTTTGGACAGTCTGGGCGTTCCGGTCATGCTTGTCCGCGGCAACATGGACCCTCCCGGCCTGGACGCCGAGGCGGATAGATACGGGAACATCCGGTCCCTCCACCACAGCGAGGTCGTGATCGGAGACGTTCCGTTCATCGGGATCAGTGGTACGATCCCCGTTCCCTTTCGCACCCGCATTACGTTCCGGGAAGACCGGGATCTCGCGGTCCTGATGCCGCGGGTCCGTCGAGAGACGGTCCTGGTCGCCCATCCCCCGCCGCTGGGCGTTCTCGACCGGGCCTTCGGGATGCTTCACGCCGGTTCGCCGGGCCTTCGGGATTTTATCCGGAAGACGGAGCCGCGCCTCTTTGTCTGTGGTCACATTCACGAGGCGGCTGGGGCGGAGCGGATCGGGCGCACCCTGGTCGTCAATGCCGCCATGGGGAGAAGGGGAGGAGGAGCGTTTATCCGCCTGGGGCAGCAGGATGACGACATCCGCCTGGAATGGCCGTGA
- a CDS encoding gamma-glutamylcyclotransferase, whose amino-acid sequence MEDGQDILYFSYGTNMNEADLRQWCRDNNQPYPMGSVFARAYLPDTQIVFNLPSPVRVGGSLNIRHRLGQATPGVLYHMTPEGWKILDRRVSAPKDYKHLDVVALTEDGREHSAVTYQVDTSLTEGGFVKPTEEYVEIVKEGLAAHGFTDRILRPVSRGKEPPWCIENLFVYGTLMEGEVRHHILEHWCDHRAGMRAKAPGVLYASGKGFPAMFPAEHEGQEIQGEIYPLVDLKRAFEMLDIVETVRRYGSTGSLFRRAIVRVRAEDGNAYAAWAYLYDGTPAGMSPIPSGNWLDVPHERLPEE is encoded by the coding sequence ATGGAAGACGGACAGGACATCCTTTACTTTTCATACGGTACGAACATGAACGAGGCGGATCTGCGGCAGTGGTGCCGGGACAACAACCAGCCCTACCCGATGGGATCGGTCTTCGCCCGGGCCTACCTGCCGGACACGCAGATCGTGTTCAACCTCCCCTCGCCCGTCCGGGTGGGCGGTTCCCTCAACATCCGCCACCGGCTCGGTCAGGCCACCCCGGGCGTCTTATACCACATGACGCCCGAGGGCTGGAAGATCCTGGACCGGAGGGTCAGCGCCCCCAAGGATTACAAGCATCTCGACGTCGTCGCCCTGACGGAGGACGGACGGGAACATTCCGCCGTCACATACCAGGTCGACACCTCCCTGACGGAGGGGGGATTCGTCAAGCCCACGGAGGAATATGTCGAGATCGTCAAGGAGGGGCTTGCGGCACACGGATTCACCGACCGCATACTCCGGCCCGTTTCCCGCGGCAAGGAGCCCCCCTGGTGCATCGAAAATCTCTTCGTATACGGCACCCTGATGGAAGGGGAGGTCCGGCACCACATTCTGGAACACTGGTGCGACCACCGGGCGGGCATGCGGGCAAAGGCCCCGGGAGTGCTCTACGCAAGCGGGAAGGGGTTTCCGGCCATGTTTCCGGCGGAGCACGAGGGCCAGGAGATTCAGGGTGAGATCTATCCCCTGGTAGACCTGAAAAGGGCCTTCGAGATGCTGGACATCGTCGAGACCGTCCGGCGTTACGGCTCCACCGGCTCTCTCTTCCGGCGCGCCATCGTCAGGGTCCGGGCGGAAGACGGGAACGCCTATGCGGCCTGGGCGTATCTCTACGACGGAACGCCGGCCGGCATGAGCCCCATCCCCTCGGGCAACTGGCTGGACGTACCGCACGAGAGGCTGCCGGAGGAATAA
- a CDS encoding Mut7-C RNAse domain-containing protein produces MEAGGVVKLIVDGNLGKLARWLRALGCDTVCHEGRADRFLLRRAYLEERIVVTKSRTLAARPFRGRLVLITADRWEEQLVEAVAALGLSFDALAVLGRCLECNEVLSDVEKGAVEGLVPPYILETQPGFRRCGRCGRVYWAGSHAERMLRVMRSRIPSRPP; encoded by the coding sequence GTGGAAGCAGGCGGCGTTGTGAAGCTGATTGTCGACGGGAACCTCGGGAAGCTCGCCCGGTGGCTGCGGGCCCTGGGGTGTGACACGGTCTGCCACGAGGGCCGCGCGGACCGCTTTCTGCTCAGGAGGGCGTATCTGGAAGAGCGGATTGTGGTCACGAAGAGCCGGACCCTGGCGGCGAGGCCGTTCCGGGGGCGGCTGGTCCTGATCACGGCGGACCGGTGGGAGGAACAGCTTGTGGAAGCGGTGGCCGCTCTCGGGCTGTCCTTCGATGCCCTCGCCGTTTTGGGGCGATGCCTGGAATGCAACGAGGTGTTGTCGGACGTGGAGAAGGGAGCGGTGGAAGGGCTGGTCCCCCCCTACATCCTGGAGACGCAGCCGGGTTTCCGGAGATGCGGGCGCTGCGGGCGGGTCTACTGGGCCGGGAGCCACGCGGAGAGGATGCTCCGCGTCATGCGGAGCCGCATTCCGTCTCGTCCCCCTTGA
- a CDS encoding MogA/MoaB family molybdenum cofactor biosynthesis protein yields the protein MIIRAGVITVSDRGSQGAREDLSGPEVARLLQGIGCRIDQTAIVPDETDRIREILVRFADEEKLDLIVTTGGTGVSPRDVTPDATLAVIHKEIPGMAEAMRRASATKTPHAMISRAIVGIRGASLIVNLPGSPRGARENLEVLLPAIPHAVEKIKGDETECGSA from the coding sequence ATGATCATCCGTGCCGGCGTCATCACGGTCAGCGACCGTGGCTCCCAGGGAGCCCGGGAGGACCTGAGCGGACCCGAGGTAGCCCGCCTGCTTCAGGGGATCGGTTGCCGGATCGACCAGACGGCGATCGTGCCCGACGAGACGGACCGGATCCGGGAGATCCTGGTCCGCTTCGCAGACGAGGAAAAGCTGGACCTGATCGTCACGACCGGCGGAACGGGGGTCAGCCCCCGCGACGTGACGCCGGACGCGACGCTCGCGGTGATCCACAAGGAGATCCCCGGCATGGCGGAGGCCATGCGCAGGGCAAGCGCCACGAAGACGCCACACGCCATGATTTCCCGCGCCATTGTGGGCATCCGTGGCGCCTCGCTGATCGTCAATCTCCCCGGCAGCCCGAGGGGTGCCCGGGAGAATCTCGAGGTGCTCCTGCCGGCCATTCCCCACGCCGTCGAAAAGATCAAGGGGGACGAGACGGAATGCGGCTCCGCATGA